CTTTAATAATTTTAAATGCCATTCTACGAGTCATATTGTAAAGAAAAAACTTCTGCGGATGGTCCACAGAAGTTTTTGGTGAGGATTTAAACACCTTTGTAGGCTAAACGATAGATCTCTGCTAATTCAGTCACGAGTGGCAACTTAGGATTAGCTGTTGTACATTGATCTTCAAATGCTCTGTCAGCAAGTAAATCAACTTTCGCTTCAAAATCTTTTTTATCTATTCCGCATGCTTCGATACTCATTGGAATATTGAGTTCTTTTGCTAATTTTATAATAGCTTGTGCCAGACTTTCCACACCTTGCTCTGTATCTTTAGCTGGCAATCCAAGCATTCTAGCAATTTCCGCATAACGCTCATCAGCTCGGAAGTGATTATACTTAGGGAAGCTAGTAAATTTAGTCGGTTTTTTAGCATTATAACGAATAACGTGTGGCATTAAAATAGTGTTAGCACGTCCATGTGCAATATGGAATTCTGCTCCTAATTTATGGGCTAAGCTGTGATTAATACCTAAGAAAGCATTCGCAAACGCCATACCTGCAATTGTTGATGCGTTATGCATTTTTTCACGTGCTAACTCATCATTACCATTTTTGTATGCTTTAGGTAGGTATTCGAACACGAGTTGAATAGCTTTCATGGCCAGGCCATCAGTATAATCATTAGCCATCACAGAAACATAAGATTCAATAGCATGAGTGAGAACATCCATACCTGTATCGGCAGTCACTGAAGGTGGAACTGTTTTAACGTAGATCGGGTCAATGATTGCCACATCTGGAGTTAACTCATAATCAGCTAACGGATACTTGACGTTATTCTCTTTATCAGTAATAACTGAGAAAGATGTCACCTCAGAACCTGTACCTGAAGTAGTTGGTATTGCAACAAACTGGGCTTTATTGCCTAGCTTAGGATATTTAAATACACGTTTACGAATATCTAAGAATTTTTGTTTAAGGCCATGGAACTCCAAGTCTGGATGCTCATAGAAAACCCACATACCTTTTGCAGCATCCATCGCTGAACCTCCGCCAAGAGTAATAATGACATCTGGCTCGAACGCTCTCATTCTTTCTGCCCCTGCCATGACGGTTTCGATAGATGGATCTGGTTCTACATCAGAGAATACATCGTATTGGACTTTATCTTGTCGTTTATTTAAATAATAAAGGACTTTATCAACGTAACCTACTTTTACCATCATCGGGTCAGTGATTATCATCGCCCGTGAGATGTTAGGCATTTTTTCTAGATATTGAGTAGAATTTTTTTCAAAATAGACTTTTGGTGGAATTTTAAACCATTGCATATTATTTTTTCTCTTCCCTATTTTTTTGACGTTTACTAGATTAACTGTTCCAACATTTTGAGAGACAGAGTTTCTTCCGTATGACCCACAACCTAAAGTTAAAGATGGGATGTAGCCATTGTAGATATCTCCGATTGCACCTTGGGAAGATGGCGAATTAGCGATAACACGGCCGGCTTTCATTCTCAAACCATATTCTCTAATAAGATCGTCATTGTCCGAATGAATCACCGCAGAGTGACCAAGTCCACCAAATTCAAGCATTTCTTCTGCGCGCTTAAAGCCTTCTTCATGATTTTTAACTTTATAGCACGCAAGTACTGGGCTTAATTTCTCACGAGATAACGGAGATTCA
The genomic region above belongs to Bacillus sp. A301a_S52 and contains:
- the adhE gene encoding bifunctional acetaldehyde-CoA/alcohol dehydrogenase; translated protein: MAVEEKKLKKVNDTTKMINTLVEQGKKAHQTLLTFDQEQINSIVHEMALAGLDQHMPLAKMAVEETGRGVYEDKIIKNIFATEYVHNAIKYDKTIGVINENEHEEMIEIAEPVGVVAGVTPVTNPTSTTMFKALISIKTGNPIIFAFHPSAQKCSAKAADVLHQAAVKAGAPEGCIQWIEAPSIEATQQLMNHPGVAVVLATGGAGMVKSAYSTGKPALGVGPGNVPCYIEKTANVKQAVNDLILSKTFDNGMICASEQAVIIDKEIYEETKALLTDNKCHFLSDEERKKVEKLVINEDTCAVNPQIVGKPAAEIAKLAGVTVPQETKILIAELKTVGPESPLSREKLSPVLACYKVKNHEEGFKRAEEMLEFGGLGHSAVIHSDNDDLIREYGLRMKAGRVIANSPSSQGAIGDIYNGYIPSLTLGCGSYGRNSVSQNVGTVNLVNVKKIGKRKNNMQWFKIPPKVYFEKNSTQYLEKMPNISRAMIITDPMMVKVGYVDKVLYYLNKRQDKVQYDVFSDVEPDPSIETVMAGAERMRAFEPDVIITLGGGSAMDAAKGMWVFYEHPDLEFHGLKQKFLDIRKRVFKYPKLGNKAQFVAIPTTSGTGSEVTSFSVITDKENNVKYPLADYELTPDVAIIDPIYVKTVPPSVTADTGMDVLTHAIESYVSVMANDYTDGLAMKAIQLVFEYLPKAYKNGNDELAREKMHNASTIAGMAFANAFLGINHSLAHKLGAEFHIAHGRANTILMPHVIRYNAKKPTKFTSFPKYNHFRADERYAEIARMLGLPAKDTEQGVESLAQAIIKLAKELNIPMSIEACGIDKKDFEAKVDLLADRAFEDQCTTANPKLPLVTELAEIYRLAYKGV